One part of the Phoenix dactylifera cultivar Barhee BC4 chromosome 4, palm_55x_up_171113_PBpolish2nd_filt_p, whole genome shotgun sequence genome encodes these proteins:
- the LOC103722062 gene encoding tubby-like F-box protein 5, whose protein sequence is MSFKSVVRELKEMRDGIGSMSRRGARAAASNGRGGAARPQAPGLQSLHHPCHWWPERQQGKWADLPTELLQDVIKRVETSEASWPARRHVVACAAVCRSWREVTKEIVQNPEQCGRITFPISLKQPGPRDAPIQCFIRRERATGAYHLYLGLSPSPHGENGKLLLSARKIRHATSTEYVISLVPDDYSRASSTYIGKLRSNFLGTKFMIYDGQPPCDATVRLNSSSGRRIHSKQVSPRVPAGNYNVATINYELNVFRTRGPRRMHVMMHSIPALAIQGGTAPTPTGFLHPPDEQFLALSLAKLKDPIVEFSSTSLAGSPMPATARCEPLILKNKAPRWHEQLQCWCLNFRGRVTVASVKNFQLVAAVDPSNQVSLAEQERVILQFGKIGKDIFTMDFRYPLSAFQAFAICLSSFDTKPACE, encoded by the exons ATGTCGTTTAAGAGCGTGGTCCGAGAGCTGAAGGAGATGAGGGACGGGATCGGGAGCATGTCGAGGAGGGGCGCAAGAGCGGCCGCCAGCAACGGCCGGGGAGGGGCGGCACGGCCACAGGCGCCCGGCCTCCAGAGCCTCCACCACCCCTGCCACTGGTGGCCGGAGCGGCAGCAGGGGAAGTGGGCGGACCTGCCAACGGAGCTGCTTCAGGACGTGATAAAGAGGGTGGAGACAAGCGAGGCATCGTGGCCGGCGAGGCGGCACGTGGTGGCCTGCGCCGCCGTTTGCCGGTCGTGGCGGGAGGTCACCAAGGAGATCGTCCAGAACCCCGAGCAGTGTGGCCGGATCACCTTTCCCATTTCTCTCAAGCAG CCGGGGCCGCGGGATGCACCGATCCAATGCTTCATCAGGAGGGAGAGGGCAACAGGAGCCTATCACTTGTATTTGGGACTTAGCCCTT CACCGCATGGGGAGAACGGGAAACTTCTGCTTTCAGCGCGCAAGATCAGACATGCAACAAGCACTGAGTATGTGATTTCACTGGTCCCAGATGACTATTCTAGAGCTAGCAGTACCTATATTGGGAAATTGAG GTCAaattttttgggtacaaagttCATGATTTATGACGGCCAGCCTCCCTGTGATGCTACAGTTAGATTAAACAGTTCCTCAGGTCGAAGGATTCATTCAAAACAGGTCTCTCCAAGAGTACCTGCTGGCAATTATAATGTTGCTACCATCAATTATGAGCTCAATGTCTTTCGAACCAGGGGGCCAAGGAGAATGCATGTCATGATGCATTCAATTCCAGCCTTGGCAATTCAAGGGGGAACTGCACCAACTCCCACAGGCTTCCTTCACCCTCCAGATGAACAATTCTTGGCTTTATCACTTGCAAAGCTGAAGGACCCAATAGTAGAGTTCTCTTCCACAAGCCTTGCTGGGTCACCAATGCCTGCTACGGCGAGATGTGAGCCACTGATTCTAAAGAATAAGGCACCTAGGTGGCATGAGCAACTCCAATGCTGGTGTCTGAATTTCAGAGGCCGAGTCACAGTAGCTTCTGTTAAGAATTTCCAGCTTGTTGCGGCCGTGGATCCCTCCAACCAGGTTTCTCTCGCAGAGCAAGAGCGAGTTATACTTCAGTTTGGGAAAATAGGAAAGGACATCTTCACAATGGATTTTCGGTATCCACTCTCTGCGTTTCAGGCATTTGCTATCTGTTTGAGCAGCTTTGACACAAAGCCCGCATGTGAATGA
- the LOC103722074 gene encoding proteoglycan 4-like: protein MADRPNRPQPFRFWLPFWANPTLPPLRPPIPARWQPLPQTPASTPLPPAQPQSPSQTQPKSTPASATRAARPQPPSPLPSLTRKSSHSLSGDRKEHQPSPSRLQVPSPTVPGKASHPSQPSKLDSKGQPAIQNASTSPSKGASQPQPGAIQELSRLPSQPLPPSSQPESPIGSITHSNQSNLLPQESQPVVQTKSPTQLQPGLQIQTISQTQEMNPIQPAYMPQDNQPAQDLEAKQSSVSSLQNDFPAEIDATPSPYPSISEKEPKETNEEKPRNFLESKLDMQPSKLLKSEENSEIGSEEQPETKAEASQEKNPTENVEPGSHVEGLDEDESKTKIETQPQEPQAEASNGPEKQTEAKLSSITSDTKPTRSSLKAGDIIAELRSSKPEHSKKQENVTGNKSTKNGSSRKEGKIAISTMSCAKFNGQRAPFEKEIKEGLSRLAQDLSIGHSKRIGNGQAVSMITLAGENNGASMVIGSDTHVHRGFKHDKGNVEASSDNVDGRRNPGGNENSAITASINSNVQSINNSTMHDSSCNVRDPGIHLNLSSKKMEAANLRRQTAPLKPQKTAPSITPADQKPSHEPRIRRRCLRALFMESSESDPEKPQKPRRHGCRFNCEEKKKGKGDLDGTSTTNRNARARQVKEGTSRA, encoded by the coding sequence ATGGCTGATAGACCCAACCGACCCCAGCCATTTCGCTTTTGGCTCCCTTTCTGGGCAAATCCAACCCTACCCCCTCTGCGTCCACCGATCCCAGCTCGGTGGCAACCCCTACCACAAACTCCAGCATCTACTCCATTGCCTCCAGCTCAACCTCAATCCCCATCTCAGAcacaaccaaagtccacaccaGCATCAGCAACTCGAGCTGCGAGACCTCAGCCTCCATCACCACTGCCATCACTAACACGAAAGTCATCTCATTCTCTATCGGGCGATCGAAAAGAACATCAGCCATCACCATCTCGCTTGCAGGTTCCGTCCCCGACGGTACCCGGGAAAGCATCTCACCCCTCACAGCCATCTAAATTAGATTCAAAAGGACAACCTGCAATTCAGAATGCTTCTACATCGCCATCAAAAGGAGCTTCCCAGCCACAaccaggagcaattcaggagtTGTCTCGGCTCCCATCTCAACCTCTGCCTCCTTCCTCACAACCTGAATCACCAATTGGGAGTATTACACATTCAAACCAGTCAAATCTACTGCCCCAGGAATCCCAGCCTGTAGTACAAACCAAATCACCTACACAATTGCAGCCAGGATTACAGATACAAACTATTTCTCAAACACAAGAAATGAATCCAATCCAGCCAGCTTATATGCCACAAGATAACCAACCTGCACAAGATCTAGAGGCCAAACAAAGTTCTGTTAGTTCTCTGCAGAACGATTTTCCAGCAGAAATTGATGCCACCCCTAGTCCATACCCCTCGATATCTGAAAAGGAACCTAAGGAAACTAATGAAGAAAAACCCAGAAATTTTCTAGAATCAAAATTAGACATGCAGCCTAGCAAACTCCTCAAGTCAGAAGAAAATTCTGAAATAGGTTCAGAAGAGCAGCCTGAAACAAAAGCAGAAGCTAGCCAAGAGAAAAATCCAACCGAAAACGTAGAACCAGGCAGCCATGTCGAAGGGCTGGATGAAGATGAGTCCAAAACAAAGATAGAAACACAGCCCCAGGAACCTCAAGCTGAAGCAAGCAATGGACCGGAAAAACAGACGGAAGCCAAGCTATCCAGCATAACATCTGATACCAAACCAACCAGATCGTCCCTGAAGGCTGGTGATATCATAGCAGAACTCAGAAGCTCAAAACCTGAGCATTCTAAGAAGCAAGAGAACGTGACCGGAAATAAGTCGACAAAAAATGGTTCCAGCAGAAAAGAGGGTAAAATTGCAATCTCTACCATGTCATGTGCTAAGTTCAATGGTCAGCGAGCTCCCTTTGAGAAGGAGATCAAGGAGGGGCTTTCCAGACTGGCCCAGGATTTGAGCATTGGGCACTCAAAGAGGATAGGAAATGGACAAGCAGTGAGTATGATAACCTTAGCAGGTGAAAACAATGGAGCATCCATGGTTATAGGTTCAGACACCCATGTTCACAGGGGATTCAAGCATGATAAGGGCAATGTTGAGGCAAGCAGTGATAATGTCGATGGAAGGCGGAATCCTGGAGGTAACGAAAACTCAGCAATTACAGCCAGCATTAATAGCAATGTGCAAAGCATCAACAACTCAACCATGCATGACAGTTCCTGCAATGTAAGAGACCCTGGCATTCACCTGAACctatcaagcaagaaaatggagGCTGCAAATTTGAGGCGACAAACAGCGCCCCTTAAACCACAGAAGACTGCCCCTAGCATAACACCTGCAGACCAGAAACCCTCCCACGAGCCCAGAATCAGAAGACGGTGCCTTCGAGCTCTCTTTATGGAATCTAGTGAAAGTGATCCAGAGAAGCCTCAGAAGCCACGACGGCATGGATGTCGCTTTAACtgtgaagagaaaaagaagggaaaggGTGATCTTGATGGCACCTCCACAACTAACAGGAATGCAAGGGCAAGGCAAGTCAAGGAAGGAACAAGTAGAGCGTGA
- the LOC103722064 gene encoding CBS domain-containing protein CBSX3, mitochondrial-like — protein MQGVAEAIRFHGNRLKLAVLQHISMKDKYLWSNLFTRFESAISTPTLPHRGLENTTIAQLLKAKGEDEAGAVYWCNTTDTVYDAVKNMTQHNIGALVVVKPGDEKLLAGIITERDYLNKIIVQGRSSKATRVGEIMTEENKLIAVSSDANILQAMQLMTDKHIRHVPVIDHKVVGMISIVDVVRAVLEQQHQEVKRLNEFIRGDYY, from the exons ATGCAAGGCGTAGCTGAAGCAATACGTTTCCATGGGAACCGTCTTAAACTTGCGGTTCTACAGCACATTAGCATGAAGGACAAATATTTATGGTCTAACTTATTTACACGCTTTGAGAGTGCTATTTCAACTCCTACCTTACCTCATAGAGGATTGGAGAATACAACAATTGCACAGCTCTTGAAAGCAAAGGGAGAAGATGAGGCAGGAGCCGTATACTGGTGTAATACCACAGACACAGTCTATGATGCCGTGAAGAAT ATGACACAACATAATATTGGAGCTTTGGTTGTTGTGAAGCCAGGAGATGAAAAACTGCTTGCTGGAATAATCACTGAAAGAG ATTATCTCAATAAGATCATTGTGCAAGGAAGATCTTCCAAAGCCACAAGAGTTGGAGAAATCATGACTGAAGAG AACAAGCTCATTGCAGTGTCTTCTGATGCAAATATTCTTCAAGCAATGCAGCTAATGACAG ATAAACATATACGACATGTCCCGGTGATAGATCATAAGGTAGTTGGCATGATTTCCATTGTAGATGTTGTCCGAGCAGTACTAGAACAACAACATCAGGAAGTGAAGCGTTTGAATGAATTTATTAGAGGGGATTACTATTGA